Within the Fusarium keratoplasticum isolate Fu6.1 chromosome 1, whole genome shotgun sequence genome, the region ACCTCCGACTCGCCCCCCATGAACGGCTCGACCCCGGCATCCTTCACCCCAGGATCCTACGGCACTGTCAAGGCGAACAACTCTTCCACCAAGCTGCCCGCGACTCGCACGCCGAAGGACATCTTCCGCTCCTCTGAGAGCCTGCCAATGCTTCAGCGCCAGGCCggagacgacgatgaggacgacgagccGCCTCCAGCGCCTGCCAGCCAGGAAGACGGCGCAGGCCCCAAGCCCAACTTGCCATGGTTGGAGGACGCTGAAGTGGACAGCGATGACCCAATTGTGACTCTGGCTATCTGGGTCAACTTTatcgccaacgccatcctcctTGCTGGAAAGCTTGCCGTCATTGTTTCCGTTCCCTCCATGTCCGTTTTGGCTAGTTTGGTCGACGCCGTGCTTGACTTTCTCAGCACTGTCATTGTTTGGATAACTACACGTCTCATCTCGGCCAGTCACCAGGACCAGTACAGTTACCCCGTCGGTCGTCGAAAGTAGGTCCTACTCGTGTGTGGTTACTGTGCAGAACCAAGTCTAACCCGTGTTTCTAGGCTTGAACCTCTCGGTGTActcgtcttctccatcatcatgatcacCTGTTTCTTCCAGGTAGGCCTCGAGTGTATCCAGCGTCTCATGGACCCAGCGCACCacatcctcgagcttggtatccccgccatcgccatcatggttTCCACCATTGTTATCAAGGGTGCCTGCTGGGTCTGGTGCCGTGTCGTCAAGAACTCGAGCGTGCGAGCCTTGTAAGTCTCATGTTACAGTGCCTACATCACACACGTGCGCGGCCAAGATCTGACCATGGCTGCAGGGCCGAAGACGCCAAGACGGATGTAATCTTCAACACGGGCTCCATCTTGTTCCCGATTAGTGAGTAGCCGCTGCCCGCGATGCGCGATCGGACTGCTGCATCCCTGAGCTGCACCATGAACCCCTGCTAACCCTTGTTTCCTTCAGTCGGTTTCTATGGACGCATCTGGTGGCTTGACGCTGTCGGCGGCCTGCTCCTTTCCATGGTGGTCATCTTCAACTGGAGCGAGACGTCGGCCCATCACGTCCGCAAcctctcgggcttctcggctCAGCCCGACGAGCGTAACCTGCTGCTGTACCTCACGATGCGATTCGCGACGGCTATCCGCCAGATCCAGAACCTGCGCGCCTATCACGCCGGAGATAAGCTCtttgtcgaggttgacatTGTCCTCTCTGCCGCCACACCCCTGAAGGACAGCCACGACCTCAGCGAGGTTCTCACCTACTTCCTCGAGTCTGTCCCCATCGTCGACAGGGCCTTTGTCCATGTCGACTACACCAGCTACAACGCCCCGACCCACATGCTCAAAGGGTCCGCTGCAAAGGCGAAATGAGGTGGGTTCGGCAGCGCCCGTGAACGAGAGCGGAGAATCTCCGTCTCATTTACCTTGCGTCTAAGCGAGGAGGTCAGAGGGGCCGGCTCCCCGAATGCCTTGTAGTAGTAGACTCAACTGAACTAATCTCGTCATCATATCATGGCTGGGCTGCCCTCGATAGAATGGGATCTAGGACGAGTGTAGGATAGTGTGGACCGTGTCTTGTTTGCTTTGAATATTGGCGAAAGGGTTGTGTACTATTatagaaaagaaaagaaacaagactAATTACAGTAGGTAGAGCTATGATGGTGCTTGTATTTGACCATCTTTTAAAGAGTCAGAAAGGACTAGATAGATAGGGCGCATCACCACAATATCTCGCCACCACAGCCAGTCCGCCTGCGTCTCCTCCCCGTCGCTTATCCTTAATAGGGAATGCCGTTGGTCAGGAGCTGGAACTGGTCGTAGATACCCGTGCTGTAGCTGGAGTAGCTCGTCTTGATGAGGTGCTTCATAAAGTTTGCCGCATCTCGCTCGCTCTTGTCCAGCACGAAGCGCTCCCGGAAGTGCTTGACGCTCTCAGGGCGGAAGCACGGCAGTCCGCTGTCCATCATGAGCCAGACGATCTGGCTGAGCTTCTCGCAGTACTGCCGACTGGCCAGGAAGGCCTTGACGCagagctcctcaaaggccttgaAGCTCTGGTGGTCCATGGAGCCGCCCATGACCGCCACCATCTCGGTGGTGAGCTTAAATGGGGCGCGCTCAAACTTGATGCCGCCAGGAGCAATGTCAAAGCAGAAGCCAAAGTCGATGTGCAGGATGTGCCCGGCGTCGTCGATCATGATGTTGCCGTTGTGACGGTCCTTGAACTGGAGGAGGTACGAGATGACCGAGTAGGCCGCCATCgacttgacaaagttgcTGCGGGCCCGCTGGAACCGGAGCGAGTTCTCGTTGCCGTACTTGGAGATGAAGTAGTCGTACAGACCGTTGACGGCCTCACGACCGAGCATGTCTCGCGAGATGGAGTTTGGCAGCACATCAATGACACCGCAGCCAGGGGCTGTGGCCGTGACTCGGTAGGGGAAGACATAGACGTCGAGGCCGACATCGTGGAAGATGCCTCGGAACGCCGCAATCATCTGGAGAGCCAACACGTCCTGTCGACAGTCATCACCGaccttgaagatggcagacTGCCACACTTCAACCGTCTGCTCGGGGGTCTCGTGGTCCTCTCCgtcctgctcctccatcatctcgtccacCTCTGTCGCGCCgcccttgttcttcttgatgcgGAACGTCGCCATGTAGGGCGCCTTGGCGTGACTCTGCAGGGGTTTACCCGACTTGCGGTCGATACCAATGACCACGCCGTCGGGGTTACTGGGCAGATAGacgccgacctcgaccttgatcttgcgcagctcctcctcgatcttctgcttcttctcaggCTTGGATCGCTTGATATAAGGCTTGAGCTTGCCCGAGATATCAGTCACCTCGTCAAAGAAGGCAAACTCTCGCTCATAAAAGTCTCGGTCCTCAGCCGCAAAGCTGTCAACCATCTTGCCCATGACCGTGTCCAGAGTTGGCTTGATCTCATCTGGGATctgagcatcatcatccttgtACGAGTTGGCCTTCATGTTCCAGATGATCTGATGGGCAAACAGCTGAGAGAACTGGGCGGTTTCGAGAATGTATCGCTGGACGTAGCCTAGGGCATCATATCGAAGCGACTGGACAATCTGGGGGACGTAGAAGAAAGTGACATCTACCGAGTGGCTTTCAAGAGCACGCATAGCGTACTGGATAGTGAAAGGATGGTCCTCGTAGGCCGGCAAGAACATGGTAACGGCTGTGACAGGGTTCACGGGCTCCCAGTACAGAAGATACTATCAGAGTTAGTTGGCATATGCGTTAACAAAATGATGACAATGTTTAAAACATACCTTAAGGTGCTGCAGGGCAACATCTTCGGGGAGGAGTCCTCCAAAGATTAGGTGCAGAGCTTCAGGCTCAGAGACGGCCTTCTCCGGCATAGTAAGAAGAAGGAACCTGATATCACGCTGAAGGCGAGGGGATGGAAACCTAGCCGCCAACTCAAGCGCAATAGCAGGATCCTGCCACCAGGCCGTTCGCACAAGAGGCATAAGCGCAGCCTCTGTCGCCGCCTTGTTAGCTGCCGGAGCCAATGACTGGCCTGCCGCCGTGTTGAGAGGGTTGACCCAGACGGCCAGACGAGACTGCTCGTTCCTGACCAACAGATCAAGTagctgctccttggcctggagTGACTTGGTGTTGCCAGCAGCCGGAGCGCTAATGAAAGAGACCTGCTGCAAAGCCGTGAGGACATCCGAGAGGAGTCGGATCTCCGTCTTCATCTGCAGGATATTGCTTCCAAACGACCATTTTGGCGCATATTTgaaccaggccaggccagccGACAAGAGTCTTTCCTTGAGTCTCCATTGCGCACCCGGTTTGAGAGTGTTGCTAGTTCGCAGAACTCGGAGACCAAACAGGACGATGGAAAATCGAATCTCTCGGGCCATGGGGTGGGTTGCAGACtgcttgatggcatcgagcGTAAGATCAAGCATTCTCAGGAACACTCTCTGGATGTCAGGGCTTCCATGCCTCGTAGCGTTGAAGTGACTGGCAAAGAACTGAAGCAGTCGAACATGAGGTGAGAGAATGTCATGCAccagctgcttcttctttgccagCGCATCCAGCTCGCTAGGCGCGAACTCCtccttcaagaagaaggggtcGATATGGTTCAAAGTTGGGCTGAACAAGCCAACCTTTCTGGCGAGGGTAAACTCCCATTGTTGAGCGATCTCGTTCAAAAGCTTCGGTTCCAGTCTTGGGTTTTCGTTCATCACACCAAGCCATAGAGAAACGCCCAGCTTGATAGACTGCTTCGTGAACAGAGCGAACGGGATGCTCACGAGGTAATGAGCAATGGcagcctcatccttctcggtGCGACACAGCAGAGCTGCTGCCCTCCGAAGGATGTCTCGGACCTCGGTGATGGCAGCACTCTTCTTGCTcaggattctagcctcaaTATGAGCAAGCGCAGTGGTTGCGTTGGCGCTCTCCTTGACCGATGACTGCACGAATGACAAGCGGCGGTTATGATTCATGAAGCTGATCAGCTCTGTGCCGCGATCTGGAAGGGTCTCGCCGTATCGGTACTCTTGACGAGTTGTGTACTGTGCCACAAAGTCCGATGCCGTGTTGATGCTCGAGTTACCGATCTTGTCCATCGACTGCAGTCGGTTGTCCGTCGAAGGGATGATAGAGCCAAGTTCAAGAGCAAAC harbors:
- a CDS encoding ZT-dimer domain-containing protein; translated protein: MSSPSPSRPSHLRRPSLLSNDESHNPLGTRSGHLQSLIRSRSTQSMQSVTGSLHSHHSHHSHPTTPFWMGPDDEETALLHVRPHDNDELGRLLSDERRLTQLLNGPQNRSAKLIGRSNPRYRWEQYWKPEEELASMSKPLREYYERTNELIQQYLYIDALLDSAIPHELLNEYQTELEASAFRPIDVPDTINEEPSTTSDSPPMNGSTPASFTPGSYGTVKANNSSTKLPATRTPKDIFRSSESLPMLQRQAGDDDEDDEPPPAPASQEDGAGPKPNLPWLEDAEVDSDDPIVTLAIWVNFIANAILLAGKLAVIVSVPSMSVLASLVDAVLDFLSTVIVWITTRLISASHQDQYSYPVGRRKLEPLGVLVFSIIMITCFFQVGLECIQRLMDPAHHILELGIPAIAIMVSTIVIKGACWVWCRVVKNSSVRALAEDAKTDVIFNTGSILFPIIGFYGRIWWLDAVGGLLLSMVVIFNWSETSAHHVRNLSGFSAQPDERNLLLYLTMRFATAIRQIQNLRAYHAGDKLFVEVDIVLSAATPLKDSHDLSEVLTYFLESVPIVDRAFVHVDYTSYNAPTHMLKGSAAKAK